From Streptomyces sp. CMB-StM0423, a single genomic window includes:
- a CDS encoding carbohydrate ABC transporter permease, with product MTVRTRSRRRGRPAHLLLELLLVAVGLVMIAPLVWLVVQSLTAEEAAFELPPNWIPKPFTTDNFAAVPDAIPFGRMALNSLQVAVIATVGSLLVSVLAAYAFSRLTFRGRDGIFLVLLSALMIPAQMTVIPVFVLMRNLGLIDSLPALWLPALINVFSIFFFRQYFNTIPRELDEAARIDGAGHLWILFRIIVPLSGPALAAMAILTFQAVWNNYLGPLIFLSTPENMTLPVGLVTLQASHGGSPVVVFAAITAVVVPVLALFLVFQRSFVASIAQAGLRG from the coding sequence GTGACCGTACGGACCCGCAGCCGCCGGCGCGGACGCCCGGCCCACCTGCTCCTCGAACTCCTCCTGGTCGCCGTCGGGCTCGTCATGATCGCCCCGCTGGTCTGGCTCGTCGTGCAGAGCCTCACGGCGGAGGAGGCGGCCTTCGAACTGCCGCCCAACTGGATCCCCAAGCCCTTCACCACCGACAACTTCGCCGCCGTGCCGGACGCCATCCCGTTCGGCCGGATGGCGCTCAACAGCCTCCAGGTCGCGGTGATCGCCACCGTCGGCTCGCTGCTGGTCAGCGTGCTCGCCGCGTACGCCTTCTCCCGGCTCACCTTCCGCGGCCGGGACGGGATCTTCCTCGTGCTGCTCAGCGCGCTGATGATCCCGGCGCAGATGACGGTCATCCCCGTCTTCGTGCTGATGCGCAACCTCGGCCTCATCGACTCGCTGCCCGCGCTCTGGCTGCCCGCGCTGATCAACGTCTTCTCGATCTTCTTCTTCCGGCAGTACTTCAACACCATCCCGCGCGAACTGGACGAGGCCGCGCGCATCGACGGCGCCGGGCACCTGTGGATCCTCTTCCGGATCATCGTGCCACTGTCGGGACCCGCGCTCGCGGCGATGGCGATCCTGACGTTCCAGGCCGTCTGGAACAACTACCTCGGCCCGCTGATCTTCCTCAGCACCCCGGAGAACATGACGCTGCCGGTGGGCCTGGTCACCCTCCAGGCCAGCCACGGCGGTTCGCCGGTGGTGGTGTTCGCGGCGATCACGGCGGTGGTGGTGCCGGTGCTGGCGCTGTTCCTGGTCTTCCAGCGCTCGTTCGTGGCGAGCATCGCGCAGGCGGGACTGCGCGGATGA
- a CDS encoding carbohydrate ABC transporter permease → MTLTQARPKRAAAPRQAARGGGRFRRGEWVGYAFLSPALLLFLAFVAGPFVVAIVLAFFSWDMLTPAEFNGVGNFTEMFSDPLLYEALANTFVFAFASVITHLGGGLLLAMGVNRMMNRALSYFVRTTLFFPFVISWAAVALLWKYVLDPTFGLVTHYAGEIGVQPPEWFTDPAWALPAIIAIDFWHTIGFTFVIMLAGLQTVPRELHEAARVDGARPHQVFWRVTLPMMSPTIFFAAVVTFIGAFQIFDPVQIITPDGGPENSTITIVMYLYQKGFQSFQIGYAAAVSILVFVIMMAVTLLQFWGSRKWVHQQ, encoded by the coding sequence GTGACCCTGACCCAGGCACGGCCCAAGCGGGCCGCCGCCCCGCGCCAGGCGGCGCGCGGCGGCGGCCGGTTCCGGCGCGGCGAGTGGGTCGGGTACGCGTTCCTCAGCCCGGCGCTGCTGCTCTTCCTCGCCTTCGTGGCCGGGCCGTTCGTCGTCGCCATCGTGCTGGCCTTCTTCAGTTGGGACATGCTCACCCCCGCCGAGTTCAACGGCGTCGGCAACTTCACCGAGATGTTCTCCGACCCGCTGCTCTACGAGGCACTGGCCAACACCTTCGTCTTCGCCTTCGCCTCCGTCATCACCCACCTCGGCGGCGGGCTGCTGCTCGCCATGGGCGTCAACCGGATGATGAACAGGGCGCTTTCGTACTTCGTCCGCACCACGCTGTTCTTCCCGTTCGTCATCTCCTGGGCCGCGGTCGCGCTGCTCTGGAAGTACGTGCTCGACCCGACGTTCGGGCTCGTCACGCACTACGCCGGCGAGATCGGCGTCCAGCCGCCCGAGTGGTTCACCGACCCGGCGTGGGCGCTGCCCGCCATCATCGCCATCGACTTCTGGCACACCATCGGCTTCACCTTCGTCATCATGCTCGCCGGGCTGCAGACCGTGCCGCGCGAACTCCACGAGGCGGCGCGCGTGGACGGCGCCCGGCCGCACCAGGTCTTCTGGCGGGTGACCCTGCCGATGATGTCCCCGACGATCTTCTTCGCCGCCGTCGTCACCTTCATCGGGGCGTTCCAGATCTTCGACCCCGTGCAGATCATCACGCCCGACGGCGGGCCGGAGAACTCGACCATCACCATCGTCATGTACCTCTACCAGAAGGGCTTCCAGTCCTTCCAGATCGGCTACGCCGCGGCCGTGTCCATCCTGGTCTTCGTGATCATGATGGCCGTCACGCTGCTGCAGTTCTGGGGCTCGCGGAAGTGGGTGCACCAGCAGTGA
- a CDS encoding ABC transporter substrate-binding protein, with the protein MSRRQVLRSLGAAALAAPAAGSLAACGGSASGDSSSLDLVYLGDATQQEAFNALFAEFNKSKPKVKIKARGIAAETWGNFANTVSTQIAGGKVPDIVQVATEGQRLFASKSLLEPLDAYMDKDKRIVEDYFSDTDPKLREWTETYGSTDGRTYYIPGGYNTSVLYCNTKVFADAGVDLPEAEWTWDDFRAAGERIKAKTGAFLLPAGFAFPFLDIMPWLLTNGASTHNAAWDEATFDSPAAVEAAEYVKSLIDEGLSPKPGGNFNAAGQLQKGKLATFGAGRWATLDMRRLKLTDSVRIVPWPSNTKAGATVGWDGWPILRASKNKDAAWEFLKWMMSKEASTFYAASGGTNIPARNSVAAGPAFTDDAPAGTENLPAALGYGTPIPSPERGAEAQAAITQGWQAAILGNQPAAEALGSANDKLSGLL; encoded by the coding sequence ATGTCGCGCCGTCAGGTGCTGCGGTCGCTGGGCGCGGCGGCGCTCGCCGCGCCCGCCGCGGGGAGCCTGGCGGCGTGCGGGGGATCCGCGTCGGGGGACTCGTCCTCGCTCGACCTCGTGTATCTGGGCGACGCCACCCAGCAGGAGGCGTTCAACGCGCTCTTCGCCGAGTTCAACAAGTCCAAGCCGAAGGTGAAGATCAAGGCCCGCGGCATCGCCGCCGAGACCTGGGGCAACTTCGCCAACACGGTCTCCACCCAGATCGCCGGCGGCAAGGTCCCCGACATCGTCCAGGTCGCCACCGAGGGCCAGCGGCTGTTCGCCTCCAAGAGCCTCCTGGAGCCCCTCGACGCGTACATGGACAAGGACAAAAGGATCGTCGAGGACTACTTCTCCGACACCGACCCCAAGCTGCGGGAGTGGACCGAGACCTACGGCTCCACCGACGGCAGGACGTACTACATACCCGGCGGCTACAACACCTCGGTCCTGTACTGCAACACCAAGGTCTTCGCCGACGCCGGCGTCGACCTGCCGGAAGCGGAGTGGACCTGGGACGACTTCCGCGCCGCCGGCGAGCGCATCAAGGCGAAGACCGGCGCGTTCCTACTGCCCGCAGGATTCGCGTTCCCGTTCCTCGACATCATGCCCTGGCTGCTCACCAACGGCGCCAGCACCCACAACGCCGCCTGGGACGAGGCGACGTTCGACAGCCCCGCGGCCGTCGAGGCCGCCGAGTACGTCAAGAGCCTCATCGACGAAGGACTCTCGCCCAAGCCGGGCGGCAACTTCAACGCCGCGGGCCAGCTCCAGAAGGGCAAGCTCGCCACCTTCGGCGCCGGCCGGTGGGCCACCCTCGACATGCGCCGGCTCAAGCTCACCGACTCCGTACGCATTGTGCCCTGGCCGAGCAACACCAAGGCCGGCGCCACCGTCGGCTGGGACGGCTGGCCGATCCTGCGCGCCTCCAAGAACAAGGACGCCGCCTGGGAGTTCCTCAAGTGGATGATGTCGAAGGAGGCGTCCACCTTCTACGCCGCCTCCGGCGGCACCAACATCCCCGCCCGCAACTCCGTCGCCGCCGGCCCCGCGTTCACCGACGACGCCCCGGCCGGCACCGAGAACCTGCCCGCCGCCCTCGGCTACGGCACCCCCATCCCGTCGCCCGAGCGCGGCGCCGAGGCCCAGGCCGCCATCACCCAGGGCTGGCAGGCGGCCATCCTCGGCAACCAGCCCGCCGCCGAGGCCCTGGGCAGCGCGAACGACAAGCTCAGCGGGCTGCTGTGA
- a CDS encoding GH116 family glycosyl-hydrolase, with amino-acid sequence MHDTPWPVVRRYRGDRLAHIAMPVGGIGTGSIGFGGRGQLLDWELFNRPAKGFTPDSFFCLRAEGAAGSFTRVLESALLPGEYAGHGGSPSALHGLPRFREGEFAAAYPLGQVRLTDPELPVAATVRVFNPLVPGDADASGIPALVYRVTVRNTGTEELAVDVCGNLQHVAGRRHTGGLPAGNVFRLVELDGATVLAGHTTEVAAGDESWGTLALAALEGPVTSHRLTWARRSWGDSLLDFWDDFAADGRLAEPAEGARVPTGSLVVSDRLPAGAEREFTFVVAWHFPHRRGWSHRFQGPPDYGHSTDTVGNHYATRYTDAADVVRRLAPRLPDHERRTRAYVEAVTTSSLPPAVQDAVLSNAAVLKTPTCFRIADGTFLAWEGGNPDHGSCHGSCTHVWNYQYALEQLFPDLAWTMREVEFAYALDERGMMSFRAGLPLDREGTGWRIAAADGQLGALVRLYRTWRLTGRDDLLAALWPGARRALEFAWIPLGWDADRDGLMEGCQHSTSDVEYYGPSGVNQSWYLAALAACERMARALGDHAFAATCAEVLAGGAARTDAELFNGAYYEQKVLPAGSADNIAEGLRIRYDGDNPDVGSDDLVDPDLQIGPGCMGDQLAGHTYAVLCGLDDRLDPAHTRTALRSVLRHNHRGEFHSHMNHLRTFALGDEHGLLNCTYPHGGRPTRPFPYCNEVWTGVEYTAALGLAAQGDREAAEHVVADVRDRYDGRVRNPFNEVECGNHYVRSMASFGLAHAWPRTVVDAGAGTVELDPLPGRWPVVAGGHVGVVHVTAGPDGAAAEAVWEPVAEEGGGPLTVRLRAAAAGAGEAAAPPPA; translated from the coding sequence ATGCACGACACCCCCTGGCCGGTGGTACGCCGCTACCGAGGCGACCGGCTCGCCCACATCGCCATGCCGGTCGGCGGCATCGGCACCGGCTCCATCGGCTTCGGCGGACGCGGCCAACTGCTCGACTGGGAGCTGTTCAACCGGCCCGCCAAGGGCTTCACCCCCGACTCGTTCTTCTGCCTGCGCGCCGAGGGCGCCGCCGGGTCCTTCACCCGCGTCCTCGAATCGGCCCTGCTCCCCGGCGAGTACGCGGGCCACGGCGGCAGCCCGTCCGCCCTGCACGGCCTGCCCCGGTTCCGCGAGGGCGAGTTCGCCGCCGCCTACCCCCTCGGCCAGGTGCGGCTGACCGACCCGGAGCTGCCGGTGGCGGCGACCGTACGGGTCTTCAACCCGCTCGTCCCCGGCGACGCCGACGCCAGCGGCATCCCCGCCCTCGTCTACCGGGTGACGGTCCGCAACACCGGCACCGAGGAACTGGCCGTCGACGTCTGCGGCAACCTCCAGCACGTCGCGGGCCGCCGCCACACCGGCGGCCTGCCCGCGGGCAACGTCTTCCGCCTCGTCGAACTCGACGGCGCCACCGTCCTGGCCGGGCACACCACCGAGGTCGCCGCGGGCGACGAGAGCTGGGGCACGCTGGCGCTCGCCGCCCTCGAAGGGCCCGTCACCAGCCACCGGCTGACCTGGGCGCGCCGCTCCTGGGGCGACTCGCTGCTGGACTTCTGGGACGACTTCGCCGCCGACGGCCGGCTGGCCGAGCCCGCCGAGGGCGCCCGCGTACCCACCGGCTCCCTCGTGGTCTCCGACCGCCTCCCGGCAGGTGCCGAGCGGGAGTTCACCTTCGTCGTCGCCTGGCACTTCCCGCACCGCCGCGGCTGGAGCCACCGCTTCCAGGGCCCGCCCGACTACGGCCACAGCACCGACACCGTCGGCAACCACTACGCCACCCGCTACACCGACGCCGCCGACGTGGTCCGCAGGCTCGCGCCCCGGCTGCCGGACCACGAGCGCCGCACCCGCGCCTACGTCGAGGCCGTCACGACCTCCAGCCTGCCGCCCGCCGTGCAGGACGCGGTGCTCTCCAACGCCGCCGTGCTGAAGACGCCGACCTGCTTCCGCATCGCCGACGGCACCTTCCTGGCCTGGGAGGGCGGCAACCCCGACCACGGGAGCTGCCACGGCAGTTGCACGCACGTGTGGAACTACCAGTACGCGCTGGAGCAGCTCTTCCCCGACCTGGCGTGGACGATGCGCGAGGTCGAGTTCGCGTACGCGCTGGACGAGCGCGGCATGATGAGCTTCCGCGCCGGGCTGCCGCTGGACCGCGAGGGCACCGGCTGGCGCATCGCCGCCGCCGACGGGCAGCTGGGCGCCCTCGTCCGGCTCTACCGCACCTGGCGGCTGACCGGGCGCGACGACCTGCTGGCGGCGCTGTGGCCGGGCGCCCGCCGGGCGCTCGAGTTCGCCTGGATCCCGCTCGGCTGGGACGCGGACCGCGACGGGCTGATGGAGGGCTGCCAGCACAGCACCAGCGACGTCGAGTACTACGGGCCGAGCGGCGTCAACCAGTCCTGGTACCTGGCGGCGCTCGCCGCCTGCGAGCGGATGGCGCGGGCCCTCGGCGACCACGCGTTCGCCGCCACCTGCGCGGAGGTGCTGGCCGGCGGCGCGGCCAGGACGGACGCGGAGCTGTTCAACGGCGCGTACTACGAGCAGAAAGTGCTGCCCGCCGGCTCCGCAGACAACATCGCCGAGGGCCTGCGCATCCGCTACGACGGCGACAACCCCGACGTCGGCTCCGACGACCTCGTCGATCCCGACCTGCAGATCGGCCCCGGCTGCATGGGCGACCAGCTCGCCGGCCACACGTACGCCGTGCTCTGCGGCCTCGACGACCGGCTCGACCCCGCACACACCAGGACGGCGCTGCGCAGCGTGCTGCGGCACAACCACCGCGGGGAGTTCCACTCGCACATGAACCATTTGCGCACCTTCGCGCTCGGCGACGAGCACGGGCTGCTGAACTGTACGTATCCACACGGCGGCCGGCCGACGCGACCGTTTCCGTACTGCAACGAGGTATGGACGGGCGTGGAGTACACCGCGGCCCTCGGGCTCGCCGCGCAGGGCGACAGGGAGGCGGCGGAGCACGTGGTGGCGGACGTCCGGGACCGCTACGACGGGCGGGTGCGCAACCCGTTCAACGAGGTGGAGTGCGGCAACCACTACGTGCGCTCCATGGCCTCGTTCGGGCTGGCGCACGCGTGGCCGCGGACGGTGGTGGACGCCGGCGCCGGGACCGTGGAACTCGACCCGCTGCCGGGCCGCTGGCCGGTCGTCGCCGGGGGGCACGTGGGGGTCGTGCACGTCACCGCGGGCCCGGACGGGGCCGCGGCGGAGGCGGTGTGGGAGCCGGTCGCGGAGGAGGGCGGGGGGCCGCTCACGGTGCGGCTGCGCGCGGCGGCCGCGGGCGCGGGGGAGGCCGCCGCGCCGCCGCCCGCGTAG
- a CDS encoding sensor histidine kinase encodes MSLFWRIFGLNALVLGTATGVLMLAPVTVSASVLLAEAVVLVAGMGVMLVANAALLRVGLAPLQRLTGLMATVDLLRPGQRLTVPGTGDVADLISTFNAMLDRLEAERAASTGRALSAQEAERRRIAQELHDEVGQSMTTVLLELKRAGERAPEALREDLRRAQETTRESLEEVRRLARRLRPGVLEDLGLVSALTSLGTDLAGHTGMRVERRLDPGLPSLDPDVELVLYRVAQAALTNVVRHAAADRVGLSLVRTGAAVQLRVADDGRGVGTAAEGAGIRGMRERALLVGADLDVTRAPGGGTQVVLTVPAGGRPRTETPDGGQDPSAARR; translated from the coding sequence GTGTCCCTGTTCTGGCGGATCTTCGGGCTCAACGCCCTGGTGCTCGGCACGGCCACGGGTGTGCTGATGCTGGCGCCCGTGACCGTCTCCGCGTCGGTCCTGCTCGCCGAGGCCGTGGTCCTCGTAGCGGGCATGGGCGTCATGCTCGTCGCCAACGCCGCCCTGCTCCGCGTCGGCCTCGCCCCGCTCCAACGCCTCACCGGGCTGATGGCCACCGTCGACCTGCTCCGCCCCGGCCAGCGGCTCACCGTGCCGGGCACCGGCGACGTCGCCGACCTCATCAGCACGTTCAACGCCATGCTCGACCGGCTGGAGGCCGAGCGCGCCGCCAGCACCGGGCGCGCGCTGTCCGCGCAGGAGGCCGAGCGGCGGCGCATCGCGCAGGAGCTGCACGACGAGGTGGGGCAGAGCATGACCACCGTGCTGCTGGAGCTGAAGCGCGCCGGCGAACGCGCGCCGGAGGCGCTCCGCGAGGACCTGCGGCGGGCGCAGGAGACCACCAGGGAGAGCCTGGAGGAGGTGCGCAGGCTGGCCCGCCGGCTGCGGCCCGGGGTGCTGGAGGATCTCGGCCTGGTCAGCGCGCTGACCTCGCTGGGTACGGACCTCGCGGGGCACACCGGGATGCGGGTGGAGCGGCGCCTCGATCCCGGCCTGCCGTCGCTGGACCCGGACGTGGAGCTGGTGCTCTACCGCGTCGCGCAGGCGGCGCTGACGAACGTCGTACGGCACGCCGCGGCGGACCGGGTCGGGCTGAGCCTCGTGCGCACCGGCGCCGCGGTGCAACTGCGGGTCGCGGACGACGGCCGCGGGGTGGGCACCGCCGCCGAGGGCGCCGGGATCCGCGGCATGCGCGAACGGGCCCTGCTCGTCGGCGCGGACCTGGACGTCACGCGGGCCCCGGGCGGCGGCACGCAGGTGGTGCTCACCGTCCCCGCCGGGGGCCGCCCCCGCACGGAGACGCCGGACGGCGGCCAGGACCCGTCCGCGGCGCGGCGGTAG
- a CDS encoding TetR/AcrR family transcriptional regulator, whose amino-acid sequence MTASPRSRAAARPRRRADAERSIARIVAAAREELRSDPAATTDDIAKAAGVGRMTLYGHFKTRADLVDAALRDAVEDGDRTLAAVDLGGDAYEAMLRLLVSSWALVAESAALLTAAQGVLPAGRVRELHAGPAARVDELVRRGRDQGVFRTDMPTAWLVGVVQHILHGAAEEVRAGRLEMAPDELSDVVTKSVLAVLATPPGP is encoded by the coding sequence ATGACCGCCTCCCCCCGCTCACGGGCTGCCGCGCGCCCGCGCCGCCGGGCCGACGCCGAACGCAGCATCGCCCGCATCGTCGCCGCCGCCCGGGAGGAGCTGCGCTCCGATCCCGCCGCGACCACCGACGACATCGCGAAGGCCGCGGGCGTGGGCCGGATGACGCTCTACGGGCACTTCAAGACCCGCGCCGACCTGGTCGACGCGGCGCTCAGGGACGCGGTGGAGGACGGCGACCGGACGCTGGCGGCGGTGGATCTGGGGGGCGACGCGTACGAGGCGATGCTCCGGCTGCTGGTGTCGAGCTGGGCACTGGTCGCGGAGTCCGCGGCGCTGCTGACCGCCGCCCAGGGCGTGCTGCCCGCGGGCCGGGTGCGCGAACTGCACGCGGGCCCGGCGGCGCGCGTCGACGAACTCGTCCGCCGCGGCCGGGACCAGGGCGTCTTCCGCACCGACATGCCGACCGCCTGGCTCGTCGGCGTGGTGCAGCACATCCTGCACGGCGCCGCGGAGGAGGTCCGCGCCGGCCGGCTGGAGATGGCGCCGGACGAGCTCTCCGACGTGGTCACGAAGTCGGTGCTGGCGGTGCTGGCGACGCCGCCCGGCCCGTAG
- a CDS encoding MFS transporter yields the protein MTSHEAGHTTKEGRHPARWRILGFLGVAQLMLILDVTVVAIALPHIGSDLGLGRAALTWTVSAYTLTFGGLMLLGGRIADLIGPKRVVLAGLLVFTAASLTTGLAESGGTLVAGRIAQGVGAALLSPAALSLVVTLFEGEERNKALGIWSALGGGGAALGVLLGGLLTAGPGWPWVFYVNVPIGLVIVAVLAVLLPARPAPAERSRVDLLGAALVTASTATLIYGLIDAGERGWLTARTAGLVLLAAVGYLLFTGWQRRARSPLMDVRLLARRPVATGAFLILMATALMVAVFFLGTFYYQHARGYGALRTGLLFLPVAFAAMLGADLTGRLIGRTGARTPAIAALTAAAAGLAVPAISMRPVTVAIGVTVAALGTGAMFVVASATALGRVAPHEAGIASGIVSTFHEFGASLGAAVVSSVAAASLVGSTLEGFTEAFTVVAVAAAVSAAVAGALTPGRTAPEAAEQAA from the coding sequence ATGACTTCGCACGAGGCCGGGCACACGACCAAGGAAGGGCGCCACCCCGCCCGCTGGCGCATCCTCGGGTTCCTCGGGGTCGCCCAGCTCATGCTGATCCTCGACGTCACCGTGGTGGCCATCGCGCTCCCGCACATCGGGTCCGACCTCGGGCTCGGCCGCGCGGCGCTGACCTGGACGGTCAGCGCGTACACGCTGACGTTCGGCGGGCTGATGCTGCTCGGCGGGCGGATCGCGGACCTGATCGGCCCGAAGCGGGTGGTCCTCGCCGGGCTGCTGGTCTTCACCGCGGCGTCCCTGACCACCGGGCTCGCCGAGTCCGGCGGCACGCTCGTCGCCGGGCGCATTGCGCAGGGCGTCGGGGCGGCGCTGCTGTCGCCCGCGGCGCTGTCGCTCGTGGTCACGCTCTTCGAGGGCGAGGAGCGCAACAAGGCCCTGGGCATCTGGTCCGCGCTCGGCGGCGGCGGCGCGGCGCTCGGCGTCCTCCTCGGCGGGCTGCTGACCGCGGGCCCGGGCTGGCCGTGGGTCTTCTACGTCAACGTGCCCATCGGGCTCGTCATCGTCGCCGTGCTCGCCGTGCTGCTGCCGGCCCGCCCCGCGCCCGCGGAGCGGTCGCGGGTGGACCTGCTCGGCGCGGCCCTGGTGACGGCCTCGACGGCGACGCTGATCTACGGGCTCATCGACGCCGGCGAACGCGGCTGGCTCACCGCCCGCACCGCCGGGCTCGTCCTGCTCGCCGCCGTCGGCTACCTGCTGTTCACCGGCTGGCAGCGGCGCGCGCGCAGCCCGCTGATGGACGTGCGGCTGCTGGCCCGGCGGCCGGTGGCCACGGGCGCGTTCCTCATCCTGATGGCGACGGCGCTGATGGTGGCCGTGTTCTTCCTGGGCACGTTCTACTACCAGCACGCCCGCGGCTACGGGGCGCTGCGCACCGGGCTGCTCTTCCTGCCCGTCGCGTTCGCGGCGATGCTGGGGGCGGACCTCACGGGCCGGCTGATCGGCCGGACGGGCGCGCGGACGCCCGCCATCGCCGCGCTGACCGCCGCGGCGGCCGGGCTGGCGGTGCCCGCGATCTCGATGCGGCCGGTGACGGTCGCGATCGGGGTGACGGTCGCGGCGCTGGGCACGGGCGCGATGTTCGTGGTCGCCTCGGCGACGGCGCTGGGACGGGTGGCGCCGCACGAGGCGGGGATCGCCTCCGGCATCGTGAGCACCTTCCACGAGTTCGGCGCCTCGCTGGGCGCCGCGGTGGTCTCCAGCGTCGCGGCGGCGAGCCTCGTCGGCAGCACGCTGGAGGGGTTCACGGAGGCGTTCACGGTGGTGGCCGTCGCGGCGGCGGTGTCGGCGGCGGTCGCGGGGGCGCTGACCCCGGGGCGGACGGCACCGGAGGCCGCGGAGCAGGCGGCCTGA
- a CDS encoding response regulator: MNRAVKARVLLADDHALVRRGIRLILDAEPDLTVAAEAGDGAEAVVLARDPTVDLDLAILDVAMPRLTGLQAARELCRVRPGLRILILTMHDNEQYFFEALKAGAAGYVPKSVADRDLVEACRAALRDEPFIYPGAETALIRRYLDRARQGDPLPARPITEREEEILKLVAEGHTSKEIGDLLVISAKTVERHRANLLQKLGLRDRLELTRYAIRAGLIEP; this comes from the coding sequence ATGAACCGAGCGGTCAAGGCCCGCGTCCTGCTCGCCGACGACCACGCCCTCGTACGCCGCGGGATCCGGCTCATCCTCGACGCGGAACCCGACCTGACCGTCGCCGCGGAGGCGGGCGACGGCGCCGAGGCCGTCGTGCTCGCCCGGGACCCGACGGTGGACCTGGACCTGGCGATCCTGGACGTCGCGATGCCCCGGCTGACCGGGCTGCAGGCGGCGCGGGAGCTGTGCCGGGTACGGCCGGGGCTGCGGATACTCATCCTGACGATGCACGACAACGAGCAGTACTTCTTCGAGGCGCTGAAGGCCGGTGCCGCGGGCTACGTGCCGAAGTCCGTCGCCGACCGGGACCTCGTCGAGGCGTGCCGGGCCGCGCTGCGCGACGAGCCGTTCATCTACCCGGGCGCCGAGACGGCGCTCATCCGCCGCTACCTCGACCGCGCCCGCCAGGGCGACCCGCTGCCGGCCCGGCCGATCACGGAGCGGGAGGAGGAGATCCTGAAGCTCGTCGCCGAGGGGCACACCTCGAAGGAGATCGGGGACCTGCTGGTCATCAGCGCCAAGACGGTGGAGCGGCACCGGGCCAACCTGCTGCAGAAGCTGGGCCTGCGCGACCGCCTGGAGCTGACCCGGTACGCGATCCGCGCGGGCCTGATCGAACCCTGA
- a CDS encoding cation:proton antiporter regulatory subunit: protein MSTTPLPGIGVKYDLTTRAQKKHLSVIAHRDGTRSINVYRSDDPDACMQSLHLNGAETAALIDALMPSHHSPNLLHTTDLGLVAERVELSGTSYWNGRVLGETRIRTETGASIVAVLRRAEAIPSPTPDFRFAGGDTLIVIGTREGIEAAAALLGRE, encoded by the coding sequence ATGAGCACCACGCCACTGCCGGGCATCGGCGTGAAGTACGACCTCACCACTCGTGCGCAGAAGAAGCACCTGTCGGTGATCGCGCACCGGGACGGCACCCGGTCGATCAACGTCTACCGCTCCGACGACCCGGACGCCTGCATGCAGTCGCTGCATCTGAACGGCGCCGAGACGGCGGCGCTCATCGACGCGCTCATGCCCTCGCACCACAGCCCCAACCTGCTGCACACCACCGACCTGGGGCTGGTCGCCGAGCGCGTCGAGCTGTCGGGCACGTCGTACTGGAACGGCCGGGTGCTGGGCGAGACGCGGATCCGTACCGAGACGGGCGCGTCGATCGTGGCCGTCCTGCGGCGCGCGGAGGCCATCCCCTCCCCCACCCCCGACTTCCGGTTCGCCGGCGGCGACACGCTCATCGTGATCGGCACCCGCGAGGGCATCGAGGCGGCCGCGGCGCTGCTCGGGCGGGAGTGA